The Heterodontus francisci isolate sHetFra1 chromosome 12, sHetFra1.hap1, whole genome shotgun sequence genome includes the window GTTCCATTTACTGACCTCTGAAGCATGGTTACAAGGTCACTAAAAGCTTTTAGTTTGGTCAGTTTAGTTTTATTTCTAGGTTCAGAACAGATGTTCTTTGGATATATGTAGTGCCTATAACTGGATGCTGAAAACTAGTCTGGTATTAACTGAATACCACGAGAAAACAGATTAAAGTAAAACAATAAATGTAGCAACATTCTGCTCCTTGCCTAGTATTCAAATTACAGATCAgcaattttcttttaaaaatgaGCCAAACTCAAAAGCTGGCTCTTGACAGAGCAAGCAGAGCAGTCAAAAACAAGCCAAATTCTAAAAAGTTCAGGTCTGAGAAACCATAGTAACAGGACATATACTCAAAAACTTCAGAAATGCTAGAATGCCCAGTTATCCCACAAAATATTTGCATTCAGTCCTCTTTTTGCAAGAAACTTACAAACAATATTAAAGGCTGCATATTAATTTACACAGGAAATTCAATTGTTACCTTCAATAGGATGGCATGATTTGTAAACAAGCATTAGCACACTAAGTGTGCAAGTCATTAAAGAATCACTAAAACTGAAGACTGCCAATTTCCAATCTAAGTTTTGAGGAGGATAGGTATAAAACTGCGACTGAAGTCGATATCCACTTCACTTACCGATTCCTGCCAGTTGAGTAGCATAGGCACTGGCGCTGCCTCCAGAGGTAGAGTTCAGGAAAAGTTCCACATATCTATGCTCTAAAAGAAAAATAGAATTTCAGATAATGTTACATTTACATTGCAATTTTCTGTGAAGTTTTATATCAACTTACGCATATGGGCTTTGTCTTTTGACATAGCAGCCACAGCATCCTCATGGGTAGCAAACTCCACATCGGCTTCTCCTGTCACTCTACCATCAGATCCAATCTCTATATGAACACGGACTGGGTTCAAAGGTGAGAAAAACTGAAATAGAAAGGCAAAAGCAATTTCAAAATTTTTATAAGTGGATTCTTTGGGTACCCAATTACTGCATTGAAGAATGACAAGTGTACACAAAGGACAAAAGTCATTCTGACTTATAGATACAAAACCAGTCAGCCTCAGACAACAAAATTTAAATAATTACTGCAACTTGTTATAGGATGTATGCACCAAGGCAATACCAAACAACCCTTTCCAGACCTCTGGGTCCACAAAACTTAAAGACATGCAAGCGATCACACATGACTGAGTTGTCCAGGTTTCAAGGACTCAAGGTCCACAGATTACGTAATTCTGCCTTAAGTGGGATAAAGTTATCTGAATCAATAATAAACGCAAATGAGAGATTTTTGGACAACTCTAACCTGTAATCAGTTTACCTATAAGTCCAAAAAATGGAACCAATGTTAATGTTTCCAAGGACAATCACAGATGTTACGATATGGCTGGCATAGAAATTCTCaaaataaaaatgctggaaatactcagcaggtctggcagaatctgtgcagaggagcagagttaatgtttaaggttagtgatctttcatcagaactagcaacagttagaaatgtaataggttttaagcaaagaaagtcggggtggggcaaaagataacaaaagggaaggtgttgatatgacagaaggtcacagaataactgaccaggtggtcatggagcaaaggcaaaaatgtTCTCTCCTCCCCAGAATCTCAGCTACACTGATTTAAGATGGGATCAGTTACATGCTTCCTCATAAGCAGCACTCAAATCTAGTGGTTGGTCTACGGTTTTGCTTCAAAGAAATTTAAGGAGGCCACAGGGAAGAGAAAGGAAGGGACCCACACATACCTGAGATCATCTTTTCAGCAGCATTACAGACTATACCTACACAACTAAAATGCATAAATAGGAACAAGGCAAAATATTCAAGATACTTACATTATATATATCATTCTCTGTAGCCCGAAATGGCAGCCCTCTCATATGCACACAATGACCTGTTGTACTCTGAAAGCTTGAATCACTGTTTCCATAGCCTTGCCCAGAAATTCCTGTTAATAAATTATCCAATTAGACTCTATTATAAATTACTTGCACACATTCTACCATATTGTCCAGTTTAAAAACAACTCACCCCGATCTCGTCCATATCCATGATCTGACCCATAGCCATACCCATCATTGTATCCATTGTAATCATCGTAACTTCCATAACCTGCACAGAAATGGTTTAGATGACAGTGCCTCAATTAGGAATCCTGGACACATCCACAATATACTGATAAAACTGGACTCAATTGCAAATAGATTTGTTATGGACTGAAATGTCATTGCTTAGCTTAAACCAAAGACAGGGCTTTGCAGAATTTGAAAGCAATAGAGGTTTAAACAACCAAATGTATGCACTGTGCATTACTGTATGCAAGATAATTACTTAGACATAAAAACAAAGGAATTTAGATGTTCCATCATCAACAGATGTGAATAAATGGGAACATTATGATTACTGGTCAGGCTTAGAATCATACCAGATCAAATAAATTCAGTGCTCAGCATTATTACAGAAGATAGTTACTGGTCTATTATAAAAACTTGTTTGAACTATTAATATACTCAATGATCAACATCTTCTCCAGGTTACTTACCACCACCATACACTCCACGTCTCATCTTCTCATAAGATCCTCGACTAGGAATACCATAAACTCTCCCAGCCATTGGTCTGTCATAAGGACCTGGTCGTAGACCAGACATTAATTTCCGGGGAGGATCATAATGGGTGCGCACCTCAGCCCGGCTGCTCTTGAAAATTTCAATATACCTAAAAGATTATGCAGTGTATTTAAACATTTCAACCTTAGTTAATATGTAAATTAGTTACAAAAAGTAACACTGACAATTGTACACTAATTTGAAGTATTCTAAACATGCATTTCCCATATAAAAAGGTGAATATCAGACCCAAATGGCCAAGTCCTCATCTATAaaactatatttttaaaaactcacATTTTAAGAATAGCCCCATTACAATGAAATGAACAGTCCTCCATGTAAAACTTTAAAAAATTATGAATATTTACAACAGTCATGGGGTAAGcatttctgctttttttttttaaaaacccaagcTGCAAGTTTTGATTTGGGAATGAAATGGTACAAAATTTACCATTACTAAAACTTTGCACGACAACTTGAGACTGTATTTTGGCAACTATAAGTAATCATGAAGCATTCTTAAAATGCAACTTACATGGTTTTTAAAGGTTCAAACACACCCAATTAAGCAGCAATTCTGTCCCTAAGCTGCAGTTCAGTAGATCTCAAATTATTAAATTCTCACCATAAAGAAAACTTTCTTCATTCTTTGAATGATGTTCAACCTCCACATATAAATGCAACTATTTGATCAGGTAAAATGAGCGTAGGAAAAGAATCACTTGAGATACTGTTCTTTTGAGAACCGCAATCAGCCATTTTAACTCTGATATTACCCCTTATTTGTTTTAAAGAAAAGTACCTAATTATGAATTACACCTTTTGTTCTTCGACTAGCAAATAGATCAAACATGAAAAGCTGCTTTATGCCATCAGGTCGGAAAGAGAGGGCAAAAGGCTTTTTATGTGGAAGTGTAATTTCTTTCAAAGAATAAGACCATACCTACAAGGGAATTTAGCGAATGTTTGTTCAAACTCCATATACAAATAGGATACGGCATATTGAAACTGGCAGTGGGGCACTGGAGAACTAATTAGCAATAATCTTGGAATACATCAAGGTGCCAGTAATCTTCCAGCTGTCAAAAATCAAGAAAATGCTAGAATTTTGCATCAAATACTGACAAGAAAACTTTCCAAATTGGAAATCAGGATGAGCAGAATGAATTACAACTTTTCTCTAATAAATATTTGCCAGAGAAAAGGCATATACATCCATCGCCCAATTTACTAATTGGTGGGGTTATTATAGGTtccaaaggagaaaaaaaaaagataaaagctTCCCACATTATTAAAATTTGCTCATAAGACAGAACTCATTTGCCCACAGTAAGCATTCATTTGTCCAACTCTCATTCCATCACCTCAGTTCAACCCAATCTCAAACAGCACAGCTTATAGTGACGTTCTTTTCTGCCCCCCCAAAACACCTCTCCCACCCGCCAACCAAACCAGCACAATCTCAGGACTATGCTCAACATTAAAGCACTGCAGTTTCTCTGCATGCCAGTAGATTACAGCTAAAAGGAAATGACTGCTCCAATTTCTCAACCGCTCATGGATATCTGCAACAAGTCTTGATCAGTCAGTAgtggacttgggggggggggggggagaaaaaggatacagctgctcttgcagccacattaAAGTCCAAAGTGTTAGAAAGACTTGCTGTAAAAGTAGTTGATCCTGCAGGAATTAAGGGCTTTCAATTTACTTTAGACAGTGAAATATTGATTACACTTATACAAGCAATCTGAAGTGATTGTGAACTAGCAATATCAACTATGCTGGCTAAAGTGATCCTCCTTCCCATCTTCCAATAAGTGTAAGAAACAAAAGTGATTAAATAAGCCTAGTGACAATAATGTTTTGAATACTTTTAACTGAAGTATTCAACGAATAATGATTGGGTCTTTGCTGGCTTACTTAAAATTTCTAATAGTAGGAGACCCCAACTGACAGAAACTGTATCCTCAGAATTAACTCCTTTCCCCTCGGCCATCAGAAAAGACCCACAACATCTGCCTCAAAAGCAGGCGGTATCAGTTGATACAGAATACACATTTGGCCAAGGCCATTATTTTCAAACCGAAAACTTACAAGACTTCAAATTGATGGCTTTACCCAAAGACTTTTAAATCAAGACTACTGCAAGAGGAAAAATTGCAGTACAAAATGAAGCCCTATGCAAAATGGGGAAAGAGGAGATCGAGCAAAGATCAGTACCAAAACAACCAATCTCCCTACCGTGATCCTATTTGTATTCTGGAGGCTAAACAAATTAAGGTCAATTTGGAGACACCAAGTTTTATGTGCACAGGATGCTTTACATTGAGGTAACAGTGGCAACTTCACATGCATTTCTCATGTTAGGTCTGTTACAGGCCAGGAGCAATGTAATGCTAACTTTACACATTACTTTGGCAATCTGCCTGAAACTCAACCACAACACCTCCAACTGCACTAGGCAATTTGATACATCTTTTCTACTAACATTACAGAAAATTCTTAGTTAATATTTATATTCAAATAGCAAGTGTTATTATCCTCAATCCAGTGGTTAATTCCAGAGAATTTTATGCAACCAGAACAAAACTCCTTTCATAGCCAGAAATAGAGACCATCATCCCAACTATCAAGACTAaatgaaactaaaaaaaaaaggtctCAGGCATGAAAGGAAATAGCTGCAACACACTGTGCGAAGAATACTTAGGTACTCAACTGCCCTAACAGAAGCCAAGTTATATATGCTTTTTTGAAGAGTAGTTAACTTGAATAGCTGAACCATGTTGAAAAGCTATTTGCCATAAGTAGGTTAACAAAATAGCCTTGCAATTTAAATTTATTAAGCCACAACAGGCAACCTTTAATTAAACTTAAATCACATAAGCAGCTACTTTACCTAGACACTTCCCAAAAAAATCCAATAGGTTTCTAACGTTGATGGAATAAACACATTGAGCATCAACCATGATGGCAAGTAGCTTTTCAAGTTACCAGTAATTCAATTTCATTCTACAAATACTCAAAATGCAACAATTAAAACAAAAATTAGTGTTACAATGTGCTTAAAGAGTTTTTAAATTGTGCTTAATCACATTTTCTTATGGTATCAAAAGCTGTGAATTGTGATAAACCTTATTTAAAACCCAAACATCCAGGTGAAACATTCGCCATACTACAGCACTTGTACTAGATAACAATCAATCATATACCATAAGAAAAGTGACTCATCCATCCATCCCCACctgtgccctattctttccttgtGTTTCTTTAGAGCCTTTTCAGCTATATCCTGTGTGGCAAACTGCACGAAGGCCTCCCCCGTGCTCCTCCCCTGGTAGTCCATCGGCAATGTTATCCCATTTGGCACGATTTCCAACCCTTCAACCCAAGGACAAATAACCCCAGTAGGGGATAGTATTAAAGGGTGCACATGCCTAATTATTAATTATGACGTTGCATTTATAAAATGTAAACTACTGCAAGTTATAGCTCACAAAAATAAAGTGCACTAAAGTGTTCTGTGACAATCTCAGTTTACAAATATGCAAGTACCTAATCAACCACAGGGAAATCTCTGGGTTGAAGCACAGCTACATGTGTCACATAACACCTTAGAACAGAGCAAGAATCATTACTATTTAAAATAGCAGTTATACTTCCCATATTTTAGTGTCAGAAAAAAAACATAAGGAATCCAGAGTAACATACACAATGCAACTGAACAGTGAAGTGTTTCCTCCCACCCCAAGAAATTCATTCAAGAAACAGCTGTAATAGGTTAGCTCAAGAGACCAAAATAGGCTAACCAAAGCCAAAgtccacccccaccctcctcaTTTTTAGCAACTCATGTCAATTCCACGAGTGTCAAATGCTCTCCAGTGCCTCACTCAAGTGGCCATTTTGTCATGTGTGAATCTATAAGTGTGCTATTGGACTGTGGGGCCATCACAGCCAAGCACAAACCTATTCTCACCTGATGTCCACACATGCGATGCCGACAGGAGTGGAAATCTTCAATTTTAACCACATCCACTCTACAGGCACTGAGGACAGCTTCAGCTGCCCCAGCAGCTTTTGTCTAATAAAACTATGGATTTAACATACAGCTTTTCTGGTCTGTACTTCTCAGAGTTGCATAATATGGTGCAATACCCAAAGAACCACTGGGGAAAATGATCAGGTTGCATTTTGTCTTGCATGTGTAGGCATGTCACACTGAATTGTCAATACTGACTTCCTATCCTTCACCTAGCCTCAAACATGAAGCCATTTAATTAAAAATAGACAAAGAAAGTTTTCCCCTACTAGCCTAACACCTTGCAGCCAAACacaccatctggtcccggggaaatGGCTCATGAAGCCCACTGCTTGCAGCCTCCAGAAGCCAAGTCACTATGCTCCCCTATAATTTCGTCACCCATTTGCTGGAAAGCAATCAGCCTTCACTTGTTGCCTCCAGCGGCTCAGATCAGTATTTGATACTTCAACTTGTGTCTTACACCATGCAGGCAGACAGTAGTGTGCCATGCTGCATGTTTTTGCAACCCACATTTTGGATGTTGTTACATCCCGAACCAGGCAAAGTTAGCAACCAAATAATGTACCAAAGGCTCGATAAATGACATACTATTAGAAAAGGCCAATAACAAAGAGGATGAAGTAACCATAGATTCTATGAATACCAAGTGTCGTTTTAGTTGAAGGAGGTGGGGTTGGTCTGGGttggtgtttgggggggggggtgggagtaaTCAGACCAGTGCATATAGACATAGAAATCATATCTCTATCAAAACCTGCAGCAATTTGGAAAGAGTAGAATTGGTTGGTATAATGTAATTTCTCTGTAGTACAAGTGGAGGAACTGCAGAAGCAAAACAGACACTACATTACTGCTATCTGCACAAGCGTAATCACACAAGTTTCATTAAGATATTCAGGAATTGAATATGGGAAAAGTAAATGGAAGAATTGTGCAGAAAGACAATGTTTTTAGCAAAGGTGCACATCTGGAGTTGGTTttaatatattgtgatgcaaagcAGTTTTGCATTAAGATAACAAAGATCAAGGTTACAATTCAGACATGTTTAGCCCCAACACTTCAATAACCATGTCCACGGATTATTGCCTTAATTTTAGTAGGAATACTTCTTGATACTGCTGCTAAAATGCCAGAAAGAGTTGGTGGTGGAAATTTAGATTAGCCCGAGGTCAATATTAAGCACTATGGCCTTTATATAGAGATGAATGCTCAGCTTCTCCATAAACAGGTTTTGGAAATAAGGCCAGGTCACAGAATGGATGACAAGTGATAAGTTGGAAGCTTAATTTATTGATAACTATCGTGTGAATCCTTTTGGGATTATAATTTAATGTTAAAATTCCATTTTTAAAAACTCAAGTACAATCTCAATTCTGCTCTGAACCAGCATGTGGTACTCATTAGCAGCAGAGTGAATAAGGGTTCTATCCTTTTGAAAAATGCATGAAGTGCCATCTACTTAAACCAACACAGAAGTTCTGGAACTCAGAACAAAGTAGAAGTCTCTACCCATATGCAGGAACTTGATCTCATGATGTGTCAGTGGGTGTTAATTACGTCACTGCAT containing:
- the hnrnph1l gene encoding heterogeneous nuclear ribonucleoprotein H1, like isoform X2; translation: MKKDKESMGHRYVEVFKSNNIEMDWVLKHTGPNSPDSSNDGCVRLRGLPFGCSKEEIVQFFTGLEIVPNGITLPMDYQGRSTGEAFVQFATQDIAEKALKKHKERIGHRYIEIFKSSRAEVRTHYDPPRKLMSGLRPGPYDRPMAGRVYGIPSRGSYEKMRRGVYGGGYGSYDDYNGYNDGYGYGSDHGYGRDRGISGQGYGNSDSSFQSTTGHCVHMRGLPFRATENDIYNFFSPLNPVRVHIEIGSDGRVTGEADVEFATHEDAVAAMSKDKAHMQHRYVELFLNSTSGGSASAYATQLAGIGSQASYGSASYGSPNSQQLSTGYGVYGSQASMSAYGSQAGMNGSYYGTGSRGSLGMNGMGGMSSMSGGWAM
- the hnrnph1l gene encoding heterogeneous nuclear ribonucleoprotein H1, like isoform X1 gives rise to the protein MSNSESDGFVVRVRGLPWSSAAEEVLRFFSDCKILNGISGIHFTYTREGRPSGEAFIQLESEDDVKIAMKKDKESMGHRYVEVFKSNNIEMDWVLKHTGPNSPDSSNDGCVRLRGLPFGCSKEEIVQFFTGLEIVPNGITLPMDYQGRSTGEAFVQFATQDIAEKALKKHKERIGHRYIEIFKSSRAEVRTHYDPPRKLMSGLRPGPYDRPMAGRVYGIPSRGSYEKMRRGVYGGGYGSYDDYNGYNDGYGYGSDHGYGRDRGISGQGYGNSDSSFQSTTGHCVHMRGLPFRATENDIYNFFSPLNPVRVHIEIGSDGRVTGEADVEFATHEDAVAAMSKDKAHMQHRYVELFLNSTSGGSASAYATQLAGIGSQASYGSASYGSPNSQQLSTGYGVYGSQASMSAYGSQAGMNGSYYGTGSRGSLGMNGMGGMSSMSGGWAM